The Larus michahellis chromosome 2, bLarMic1.1, whole genome shotgun sequence genome window below encodes:
- the RPP40 gene encoding ribonuclease P protein subunit p40 isoform X3, protein MLRDVMDDSLSAAIQCLSISLRGPDETGLYFGSGLLHSHGIYMFLSFRRVEGSWLLDALKAAQCHQPLEDTLSPVRFIPPKCPCLLKPSPSRKHALGGATTLPLNTCGARFPLAEGLLKHAHAVTASNCTSCTTKPVWVFLHASRWAFSEHERTKCTEIPHGPGGEGMGEAYHGFRPLARAAHAHTSTPSALRGSDLIAQLHPRPSLWSLPTALGGVGGGAVSPVAAAAEGDVDAGAAAAAAPPGPAAPAGLREGPHAAPALAARRARAGPRLQLPLLKSSIADVGEYYLVRNLSVHELVAHEFIDAFVKKGSCYALTYNTKIDQDNTAALLPNGKLILSVDKDTYEELGLQGRPSQYSGKKVMRYIITIDLTDPGFHPDSKKHNRVLWALKEKKPLEFDFLLAWYNTETTNHLAFYQPIAVLSPTQWWKKLFCAQSQAL, encoded by the exons ATGCTCAGAGATGTAATGGACGACAGCCTTTCAGCAGCAATTCAGTGTCTCAGTATATCTCTCCGGGGTCCTGATGAAACTGGACTGTATTTCGGTAGTGGCCTGTTGCACAGTCATGGCATTTACATGTTTCTCAGTTTCCGTAGGGTAGAAGGAAGCTGGTTGCTCGATGCCTTGAAGGCTGCTCAGTGCCATCAGCCACTCGAGGACACGCTTTCACCTGTCCGTTTTATCCCTCCCAAGTGTCCATGTCTCCTAAAACCATCCCCTAGCAGGAAACATGCCCTGGGGGGGGCAACGACACTCCCCCTCAACACCTGCGGGGCCCGGTTCCCGCTCGCAGAGGGACTCCTGAAGCACGCACATGCGGTAACTGCCTCCAACTGCACCTCCTGCACCACAAAACCCGTATGGGTTTTTCTGCACGCCTCCCGCTGGGCTTTTTCTGAACATGAGAGGACCAAATGCACCGAGATCCCACACGGACCGGGCGGGGAGGGAATGGGCGAGGCCTATCATGGCTTCCGCCCCCTCGCCAGGGCCGCGCACGCGCACACCTCCACTCCCTCCGCGCTCCGCGGAAGTGACCTCATCGCGCAGCTCCATCCGCGCCCCTCTCTCTGGTCGCTCCCCACCGCTCTGGGCGGCGTGGGTGGGGGCGCTGTCtccccggtggcggcggcggcggagggggatGTCGATGCCGGTGCCGCCGCTGCGGCGGCTCCACCAGGCCCCGCGGCACCTGCTGGTCTGCGAGAAGGGCCACACGCGGCACCCGCGCTCGCGGCACGCCGCGCACGTGCGGGACCACGCCTACAACTGCCGC TGCTGAAAAGTAGCATTGCGGATGTTGGAGAGTACTACCTGGTGAGGAATTTATCGGTTCATGAGTTGGTCGCTCACGAATTCATCGATGCTTTTGTGAAGAAAG GTTCATGCTACGCGCTTACCTATAACACAAAAATTGATCAAGATAATACTGCAGCTCTGCTACCAAAtg gAAAACTAATTCTATCAGTGGATAAGGATACCTATGAGGAACTTGGACTGCAAGGTCGCCCTTCTCAGTATTCTGGCAAAAAAGTAATGAGATATA tTATAACTATTGACTTGACTGATCCCGGCTTTCACCCTGATAGCAAGAAACATAACAGAGTGCTTTGGgccttgaaagaaaagaaacctttagAATTTGACTTCCTATTGGCTTGGTATAATACAG agacaACAAATCATCTAGCTTTTTATCAACCTATTGCTGTCCTCAGCCCAACACAGTGgtggaaaaagcttttttgtGCACAATCACAGGCTTTATAA
- the RPP40 gene encoding ribonuclease P protein subunit p40 isoform X2 has protein sequence MRGPNAPRSHTDRAGREWARPIMASAPSPGPRTRTPPLPPRSAEVTSSRSSIRAPLSGRSPPLWAAWVGALSPRWRRRRRGMSMPVPPLRRLHQAPRHLLVCEKGHTRHPRSRHAAHVRDHAYNCRVSFLIPECGILPEVLKSSIADVGEYYLVRNLSVHELVAHEFIDAFVKKGSCYALTYNTKIDQDNTAALLPNGKLILSVDKDTYEELGLQGRPSQYSGKKVMRYIITIDLTDPGFHPDSKKHNRVLWALKEKKPLEFDFLLAWYNTGAEGSTLMSYFSKNQIQALKPKITFSTLRDLQCPVLESNELQGKPDESCSTEELFEWLGAVWNQVSLDNKSSSFLSTYCCPQPNTVVEKAFLCTITGFIIPEKIIHLLEQLCCYFGEPKLAYWLTLTVHGFADSPVSWRESEHGFHKGGENLYNFVIFRNLDYWLQMAVGTNDDCPP, from the exons ATGAGAGGACCAAATGCACCGAGATCCCACACGGACCGGGCGGGGAGGGAATGGGCGAGGCCTATCATGGCTTCCGCCCCCTCGCCAGGGCCGCGCACGCGCACACCTCCACTCCCTCCGCGCTCCGCGGAAGTGACCTCATCGCGCAGCTCCATCCGCGCCCCTCTCTCTGGTCGCTCCCCACCGCTCTGGGCGGCGTGGGTGGGGGCGCTGTCtccccggtggcggcggcggcggagggggatGTCGATGCCGGTGCCGCCGCTGCGGCGGCTCCACCAGGCCCCGCGGCACCTGCTGGTCTGCGAGAAGGGCCACACGCGGCACCCGCGCTCGCGGCACGCCGCGCACGTGCGGGACCACGCCTACAACTGCCGC GTGTCTTTTTTGATTCCTGAATGTGGCATACTACCTGAAGTGCTGAAAAGTAGCATTGCGGATGTTGGAGAGTACTACCTGGTGAGGAATTTATCGGTTCATGAGTTGGTCGCTCACGAATTCATCGATGCTTTTGTGAAGAAAG GTTCATGCTACGCGCTTACCTATAACACAAAAATTGATCAAGATAATACTGCAGCTCTGCTACCAAAtg gAAAACTAATTCTATCAGTGGATAAGGATACCTATGAGGAACTTGGACTGCAAGGTCGCCCTTCTCAGTATTCTGGCAAAAAAGTAATGAGATATA tTATAACTATTGACTTGACTGATCCCGGCTTTCACCCTGATAGCAAGAAACATAACAGAGTGCTTTGGgccttgaaagaaaagaaacctttagAATTTGACTTCCTATTGGCTTGGTATAATACAG GTGCAGAGGGATCAACGTTGATGTCATACTTTTCAAAGAACCAAATACAGGCTCTGAAGCCAAAAATAACATTCAGCACATTAAGGGACTTGCAGTGTCCAGTGTTAGAAAGTAATGAACTCCAAGGGAAGCCAGACGAGTCCTGCAGTACGGAGGAACTGTTTGAGTGGCTAGGTGCTGTCTGGAATCAAGTTAGCTT agacaACAAATCATCTAGCTTTTTATCAACCTATTGCTGTCCTCAGCCCAACACAGTGgtggaaaaagcttttttgtGCACAATCACAGGCTTTATAATTCCTGAGAAGATAATTCATTTATTGGAGCAGCTATG TTGCTATTTTGGTGAACCAAAACTGGCATATTGGCTGACCTTAACTGTGCATGGCTTTGCAGACAGCCCTGTTTCCTGGAGAGAAAGTGAACATGGTTTCCACAAGGGAGGAGAGAACTTGTACAACTTTGTAATTTTTAGAAATCTGGACTACTGGCTTCAGATGGCTGTAGGAACTAATGACGATTGTCCTCCATAA
- the PPP1R3G gene encoding protein phosphatase 1 regulatory subunit 3G, translating to MASPARPRQELATEEQRRRLRGPAPTVPCEAKREAAAAAAERLLLLELRRCGRPPSPVRGERREEGEEEGEEEEEEEEEEEEGEEAAAGEGCCSKCKKRVQFADSLGLSLASVKHFSDAEEPQVPPAALSRLQSPTGQERHAPPPGEEAPPPALRLLPDFPDGGEPSAERLRRQRVCLERLGRPPAPTDVRGTVRVLGCPGPKEVTVRYTFNEWLSFLDVPAALLPPAPATAGDPPAERYGFSLCVPPSLREGSALHFAIRYRSPQGEYWDNNGGRNYTLRCCGCPGAGPAPPPPAAGCPPPPAAPRY from the coding sequence ATGGCGAGCCCCGCACGCCCGCGGCAGGAGCTGGCGACGgaggagcagcggcggcggctccgcggacCGGCCCCGACGGTGCCCTGCGAGGCCAagagggaggcggcggcggcggcggcggagcggctgctgctgctggagctgcgcCGCTGCGGGCGGCCGCCGTCCCCCGTCCGCGGCgagcggcgggaggagggggaggaggaaggagaagaggaggaggaagaggaggaagaagaagaagaaggagaagaagcgGCGGCGGGCGAAGGCTGTTGCAGCAAGTGCAAGAAGCGGGTGCAGTTCGCCGACTcgctggggctgagcctggcCAGCGTCAAGCACTTCAGCGACGCCGAGGAGCCGCAGGTGCCGCCCGCCGCCCTGTCCCGCCTGCAGAGCCCGACCGGCCAGGAGCGGCACGCACCGCCGCCCGGCGAGGaagccccgccgcccgccctccgtCTGCTGCCCGACTTCCCCGACGGCGGGGAGCCCAGCGCCGAGCGGCTGCGGCGGCAGCGCGTCTGCCTGGAGCGCCTGGGGCGGCCCCCGGCGCCCACCGACGTGCGGGGCACGGTGCGGGTGCTGGGCTGCCCCGGCCCCAAGGAGGTGACGGTGCGCTACACCTTCAACGAGTGGCTCTCCTTCCTGGACGTCCCCGCCGCCCTCCTGCCCCCGGCCCCTGCCACCGCCGGCGACCCGCCGGCCGAGCGCTACGGCTTCAGCCTGTGCGTCCCGCCCAGCCTGCGGGAGGGCTCGGCCCTTCACTTCGCCATCCGCTACCGCAGCCCGCAGGGCGAGTACTGGGACAACAACGGTGGCCGCAACTACACGCTGCGCTGCTGCGgctgccccggggccggccccgcgccgcccccccccgccgccggctgcccgccgccccccgccgccccccg
- the RPP40 gene encoding ribonuclease P protein subunit p40 isoform X4, whose protein sequence is MLRDVMDDSLSAAIQCLSISLRGPDETGLYFGSGLLHSHGIYMFLSFRRVEGSWLLDALKAAQCHQPLEDTLSPVRFIPPKCPCLLKPSPSRKHALGGATTLPLNTCGARFPLAEGLLKHAHAVTASNCTSCTTKPVWVFLHASRWAFSEHERTKCTEIPHGPGGEGMGEAYHGFRPLARAAHAHTSTPSALRGSDLIAQLHPRPSLWSLPTALGGVGGGAVSPVAAAAEGDVDAGAAAAAAPPGPAAPAGLREGPHAAPALAARRARAGPRLQLPLLKSSIADVGEYYLVRNLSVHELVAHEFIDAFVKKGSCYALTYNTKIDQDNTAALLPNGKLILSVDKDTYEELGLQGRPSQYSGKKVMRYSAVLGLLSLPLQKESLFSH, encoded by the exons ATGCTCAGAGATGTAATGGACGACAGCCTTTCAGCAGCAATTCAGTGTCTCAGTATATCTCTCCGGGGTCCTGATGAAACTGGACTGTATTTCGGTAGTGGCCTGTTGCACAGTCATGGCATTTACATGTTTCTCAGTTTCCGTAGGGTAGAAGGAAGCTGGTTGCTCGATGCCTTGAAGGCTGCTCAGTGCCATCAGCCACTCGAGGACACGCTTTCACCTGTCCGTTTTATCCCTCCCAAGTGTCCATGTCTCCTAAAACCATCCCCTAGCAGGAAACATGCCCTGGGGGGGGCAACGACACTCCCCCTCAACACCTGCGGGGCCCGGTTCCCGCTCGCAGAGGGACTCCTGAAGCACGCACATGCGGTAACTGCCTCCAACTGCACCTCCTGCACCACAAAACCCGTATGGGTTTTTCTGCACGCCTCCCGCTGGGCTTTTTCTGAACATGAGAGGACCAAATGCACCGAGATCCCACACGGACCGGGCGGGGAGGGAATGGGCGAGGCCTATCATGGCTTCCGCCCCCTCGCCAGGGCCGCGCACGCGCACACCTCCACTCCCTCCGCGCTCCGCGGAAGTGACCTCATCGCGCAGCTCCATCCGCGCCCCTCTCTCTGGTCGCTCCCCACCGCTCTGGGCGGCGTGGGTGGGGGCGCTGTCtccccggtggcggcggcggcggagggggatGTCGATGCCGGTGCCGCCGCTGCGGCGGCTCCACCAGGCCCCGCGGCACCTGCTGGTCTGCGAGAAGGGCCACACGCGGCACCCGCGCTCGCGGCACGCCGCGCACGTGCGGGACCACGCCTACAACTGCCGC TGCTGAAAAGTAGCATTGCGGATGTTGGAGAGTACTACCTGGTGAGGAATTTATCGGTTCATGAGTTGGTCGCTCACGAATTCATCGATGCTTTTGTGAAGAAAG GTTCATGCTACGCGCTTACCTATAACACAAAAATTGATCAAGATAATACTGCAGCTCTGCTACCAAAtg gAAAACTAATTCTATCAGTGGATAAGGATACCTATGAGGAACTTGGACTGCAAGGTCGCCCTTCTCAGTATTCTGGCAAAAAAGTAATGAGATATA GCGCTGTTTTGGGACTTCTGTCACTGCCACTACAAAAGGAATCTCTCTTCAGTCACTAG
- the RPP40 gene encoding ribonuclease P protein subunit p40 isoform X1, with protein MLRDVMDDSLSAAIQCLSISLRGPDETGLYFGSGLLHSHGIYMFLSFRRVEGSWLLDALKAAQCHQPLEDTLSPVRFIPPKCPCLLKPSPSRKHALGGATTLPLNTCGARFPLAEGLLKHAHAVTASNCTSCTTKPVWVFLHASRWAFSEHERTKCTEIPHGPGGEGMGEAYHGFRPLARAAHAHTSTPSALRGSDLIAQLHPRPSLWSLPTALGGVGGGAVSPVAAAAEGDVDAGAAAAAAPPGPAAPAGLREGPHAAPALAARRARAGPRLQLPLLKSSIADVGEYYLVRNLSVHELVAHEFIDAFVKKGSCYALTYNTKIDQDNTAALLPNGKLILSVDKDTYEELGLQGRPSQYSGKKVMRYIITIDLTDPGFHPDSKKHNRVLWALKEKKPLEFDFLLAWYNTGAEGSTLMSYFSKNQIQALKPKITFSTLRDLQCPVLESNELQGKPDESCSTEELFEWLGAVWNQVSLDNKSSSFLSTYCCPQPNTVVEKAFLCTITGFIIPEKIIHLLEQLCCYFGEPKLAYWLTLTVHGFADSPVSWRESEHGFHKGGENLYNFVIFRNLDYWLQMAVGTNDDCPP; from the exons ATGCTCAGAGATGTAATGGACGACAGCCTTTCAGCAGCAATTCAGTGTCTCAGTATATCTCTCCGGGGTCCTGATGAAACTGGACTGTATTTCGGTAGTGGCCTGTTGCACAGTCATGGCATTTACATGTTTCTCAGTTTCCGTAGGGTAGAAGGAAGCTGGTTGCTCGATGCCTTGAAGGCTGCTCAGTGCCATCAGCCACTCGAGGACACGCTTTCACCTGTCCGTTTTATCCCTCCCAAGTGTCCATGTCTCCTAAAACCATCCCCTAGCAGGAAACATGCCCTGGGGGGGGCAACGACACTCCCCCTCAACACCTGCGGGGCCCGGTTCCCGCTCGCAGAGGGACTCCTGAAGCACGCACATGCGGTAACTGCCTCCAACTGCACCTCCTGCACCACAAAACCCGTATGGGTTTTTCTGCACGCCTCCCGCTGGGCTTTTTCTGAACATGAGAGGACCAAATGCACCGAGATCCCACACGGACCGGGCGGGGAGGGAATGGGCGAGGCCTATCATGGCTTCCGCCCCCTCGCCAGGGCCGCGCACGCGCACACCTCCACTCCCTCCGCGCTCCGCGGAAGTGACCTCATCGCGCAGCTCCATCCGCGCCCCTCTCTCTGGTCGCTCCCCACCGCTCTGGGCGGCGTGGGTGGGGGCGCTGTCtccccggtggcggcggcggcggagggggatGTCGATGCCGGTGCCGCCGCTGCGGCGGCTCCACCAGGCCCCGCGGCACCTGCTGGTCTGCGAGAAGGGCCACACGCGGCACCCGCGCTCGCGGCACGCCGCGCACGTGCGGGACCACGCCTACAACTGCCGC TGCTGAAAAGTAGCATTGCGGATGTTGGAGAGTACTACCTGGTGAGGAATTTATCGGTTCATGAGTTGGTCGCTCACGAATTCATCGATGCTTTTGTGAAGAAAG GTTCATGCTACGCGCTTACCTATAACACAAAAATTGATCAAGATAATACTGCAGCTCTGCTACCAAAtg gAAAACTAATTCTATCAGTGGATAAGGATACCTATGAGGAACTTGGACTGCAAGGTCGCCCTTCTCAGTATTCTGGCAAAAAAGTAATGAGATATA tTATAACTATTGACTTGACTGATCCCGGCTTTCACCCTGATAGCAAGAAACATAACAGAGTGCTTTGGgccttgaaagaaaagaaacctttagAATTTGACTTCCTATTGGCTTGGTATAATACAG GTGCAGAGGGATCAACGTTGATGTCATACTTTTCAAAGAACCAAATACAGGCTCTGAAGCCAAAAATAACATTCAGCACATTAAGGGACTTGCAGTGTCCAGTGTTAGAAAGTAATGAACTCCAAGGGAAGCCAGACGAGTCCTGCAGTACGGAGGAACTGTTTGAGTGGCTAGGTGCTGTCTGGAATCAAGTTAGCTT agacaACAAATCATCTAGCTTTTTATCAACCTATTGCTGTCCTCAGCCCAACACAGTGgtggaaaaagcttttttgtGCACAATCACAGGCTTTATAATTCCTGAGAAGATAATTCATTTATTGGAGCAGCTATG TTGCTATTTTGGTGAACCAAAACTGGCATATTGGCTGACCTTAACTGTGCATGGCTTTGCAGACAGCCCTGTTTCCTGGAGAGAAAGTGAACATGGTTTCCACAAGGGAGGAGAGAACTTGTACAACTTTGTAATTTTTAGAAATCTGGACTACTGGCTTCAGATGGCTGTAGGAACTAATGACGATTGTCCTCCATAA